A region from the Flavobacteriales bacterium genome encodes:
- a CDS encoding YqgE/AlgH family protein: MAKDPLELDPLNQLDPKRGRLLVSGPYLPDPYFRRTVVLLCDHDSEGSFGFVLNRYIDLQISDLVEGFPPIKTRVAIGGPVQSGNLYYLHTFGARLEGSQEVVAGVSVGGDFEQLQGILTADPRLAKHVRFFVGYSGWGKDQLSNEMQQRSWLVGESTKPRIMGTKRDDLWAETLRSMGGEYAALAGFPEDPTLN; this comes from the coding sequence ATGGCCAAGGATCCGCTCGAACTGGACCCGTTGAACCAGCTTGACCCCAAGCGCGGACGGCTGCTCGTGAGCGGGCCTTATCTGCCGGACCCTTACTTCCGCCGCACCGTGGTGCTCCTGTGCGACCACGACAGCGAAGGATCCTTCGGCTTCGTGCTCAACCGGTACATCGACCTGCAGATCAGCGATCTGGTGGAGGGCTTCCCGCCCATCAAGACACGTGTGGCCATCGGTGGTCCGGTGCAAAGCGGCAACCTCTACTACCTGCACACGTTCGGTGCGCGGCTCGAGGGAAGTCAGGAAGTGGTGGCCGGTGTTTCGGTGGGCGGCGACTTCGAGCAGCTGCAAGGGATCCTCACGGCCGACCCGCGCCTGGCCAAACACGTGCGCTTCTTCGTGGGCTACAGCGGCTGGGGCAAGGACCAACTGAGCAACGAGATGCAGCAGCGCTCCTGGCTGGTGGGCGAAAGCACCAAGCCGCGCATCATGGGCACCAAGCGCGATGACCTATGGGCGGAAACGCTGCGTTCAATGGGTGGTGAATACGCCGCGCTCGCGGGATTCCCCGAGGACCCGACGCTCAACTAG
- a CDS encoding HAD family hydrolase gives MSKGAVLLDRDGVVNRERGEHTWRLEDFEILPDVVEALRRLHARGIPVAIITNQSGIGLGLYGEAEVEKLHGYLHDRLAEAGAPTPLILHCPHHPTNGKCLCRKPGHLLVQRAMALLGADPSATLFIGDRDRDVQAAEAAGAKGLLVEANTALLPVLQRAELLAV, from the coding sequence ATGAGCAAGGGCGCCGTTCTCCTTGACCGCGATGGCGTGGTGAACCGCGAGCGCGGCGAGCATACCTGGCGACTGGAGGACTTCGAGATCCTGCCCGATGTGGTGGAGGCCCTGCGGCGTTTGCATGCCCGTGGAATACCGGTGGCCATCATTACCAACCAGAGCGGCATCGGCCTGGGTCTTTACGGCGAAGCCGAGGTGGAAAAGCTGCACGGCTATCTTCACGACCGCCTCGCCGAAGCCGGGGCGCCCACGCCGTTGATCCTGCATTGCCCGCACCACCCGACGAACGGCAAGTGCCTGTGCCGCAAGCCGGGCCATTTGCTCGTGCAGCGAGCCATGGCCTTGTTGGGGGCCGATCCCTCGGCCACCCTGTTCATCGGTGACCGCGACCGCGATGTGCAGGCCGCTGAGGCCGCCGGTGCCAAGGGACTTTTGGTGGAAGCGAACACCGCGCTGTTGCCCGTGCTCCAGCGCGCCGAACTACTTGCTGTATGA
- a CDS encoding T9SS type A sorting domain-containing protein: MASLISATVSAQYVDLYNDPYNPAIGWRLNDNWIVDTNGDPRPDVAAKGEGSPIIVWPGFGSRLSFTIGTQDTLHRVDIIPAGEEASLEIDPVFEDERPGVANYYYPHTAPDGATNVTSYSMVKYEGIYEYINCYLYSGSSGPKLAYEILPGGDPDAIVLRFQGQDSLEIDSVTEKVTAYINGAYLEFQKAVAYQYDGSTVYPLGWAPGWEEDVDGDKLFFVWDSYDPQLPLVFLIGMPPPPGAGPVADLDWSTTVGLGMGTTLGGGGNEFISAATSADDGDLLVAGNTTDDAFPANTGSTPHAGSHDFVFGRFEYAPGDPDNDARVWWMTYFGGTGNEKPTVIHRSSNNEIYVAGWTGSEDIIMFPPVDPADGTYWQSTLKGATDGLIIKVNPDDGALLRSTYFGGDEDEMVTAVTEDAANNIYLAGATTSSDGDYNDCNSVLTGFPMCDLGDYQQTTNGGGTDGFIMKLDENFNLKWSTLWGGAGNDLIYDAAFDNDAIGNLANQHVIFVGGTTGPIPTGPTGTYFIQGVLGDSTGFYIAFNPDGVIRRGSTIHGLRALHAVAVNDPLDQATVMGYTTEEPLVTLDCLPSAGELNICDPANGEFIDDEVELWDQYYADIHIPSSTMEWSTTYGNEANDAATFMELDEYMAWQNHPFPINRFGDLEMTGNGTVYGLGIMEQGLANNPHDFPTEYAWGFFNKDFDTNTGNDQTDVTLLGFDADRHLIWASVYGSRYDHIGGPNDNNSDLVYRFEGCDWGHDLVLLDNEALYWVGTTGGTDLDRACPGATLSWCEDQLPYAHGGDIYHGFVARMNLTGLSIGVDDEPVATVSGLVCFPTTSNDRVTFLHNGEVLQGHDLVVYDALGKVVRSEKLDAHGSLSVASLAQGSYSATVFDAKALYLGSVRFVKQQ, from the coding sequence ATGGCATCCCTGATCAGTGCAACAGTTAGTGCCCAGTACGTCGACCTCTACAACGACCCCTACAACCCCGCGATCGGTTGGCGGCTGAACGACAACTGGATCGTGGACACGAACGGCGACCCACGACCCGATGTAGCGGCCAAGGGCGAAGGCAGCCCCATCATTGTTTGGCCGGGGTTCGGCAGCCGATTAAGCTTCACCATTGGAACGCAGGACACGCTGCACCGGGTGGACATCATACCGGCAGGTGAAGAAGCCTCACTGGAGATCGACCCGGTATTCGAGGACGAGCGCCCCGGTGTGGCCAACTACTACTACCCGCATACGGCACCCGACGGGGCCACCAATGTGACCAGCTACAGCATGGTGAAGTACGAGGGCATCTACGAATACATCAACTGCTACCTGTACAGTGGGAGCAGCGGACCGAAGCTTGCCTACGAGATACTGCCCGGCGGCGACCCGGATGCCATTGTGCTGCGATTCCAAGGCCAGGACAGCTTGGAGATAGACAGCGTTACCGAAAAGGTTACGGCCTATATCAATGGAGCTTACCTGGAGTTCCAGAAGGCCGTGGCCTACCAGTACGATGGCAGCACGGTATATCCGTTGGGCTGGGCGCCGGGATGGGAGGAGGATGTTGATGGGGATAAGCTCTTCTTCGTCTGGGATTCGTATGATCCACAGTTGCCCTTGGTCTTCCTGATCGGCATGCCACCACCGCCCGGTGCTGGTCCGGTCGCCGATCTCGATTGGAGCACCACTGTTGGATTGGGTATGGGCACCACGCTCGGTGGTGGCGGGAACGAGTTCATCAGTGCGGCCACCTCCGCTGATGACGGCGACCTTTTGGTGGCGGGCAACACCACCGACGATGCCTTCCCGGCGAATACTGGCTCAACACCGCACGCTGGTTCCCATGATTTTGTCTTCGGCCGTTTCGAGTACGCACCCGGCGACCCGGACAACGATGCTCGCGTTTGGTGGATGACGTACTTCGGTGGAACGGGCAACGAAAAGCCGACGGTTATCCATCGCTCGAGCAACAATGAGATTTATGTTGCGGGTTGGACTGGCAGTGAAGATATCATCATGTTTCCACCTGTTGACCCAGCGGACGGCACCTACTGGCAGAGCACATTGAAGGGCGCAACTGATGGCTTGATCATAAAGGTGAACCCTGACGACGGAGCTTTGCTGCGCAGCACCTACTTCGGCGGTGATGAAGATGAGATGGTAACTGCCGTGACCGAAGATGCTGCCAACAACATCTACTTAGCCGGTGCCACTACCAGTAGCGATGGCGACTACAACGATTGCAACAGCGTGCTGACCGGATTCCCCATGTGCGATCTGGGGGATTATCAGCAAACGACGAACGGTGGTGGCACGGATGGGTTTATCATGAAGCTGGACGAGAATTTCAACTTGAAATGGAGCACGCTCTGGGGCGGCGCTGGCAACGACCTCATCTACGATGCCGCGTTCGACAACGATGCCATCGGGAACCTGGCGAACCAGCATGTCATCTTCGTCGGCGGCACCACCGGACCAATTCCCACAGGCCCCACGGGCACCTACTTCATTCAAGGTGTGCTGGGTGACAGCACGGGATTCTACATCGCCTTCAATCCCGACGGGGTGATCCGCAGAGGAAGTACCATCCATGGCTTGCGCGCCTTGCATGCCGTGGCCGTGAACGATCCGCTGGACCAAGCCACCGTGATGGGATACACCACTGAAGAGCCCTTGGTGACGTTGGATTGCCTGCCAAGTGCGGGTGAACTGAACATCTGCGACCCGGCCAACGGCGAATTCATTGACGATGAGGTGGAACTGTGGGACCAGTACTACGCTGACATCCACATCCCTTCAAGCACCATGGAATGGAGCACCACCTACGGGAATGAAGCCAACGATGCGGCAACCTTCATGGAACTCGATGAATACATGGCATGGCAAAACCACCCCTTCCCCATCAATCGCTTCGGTGATCTGGAGATGACCGGCAACGGCACGGTTTACGGGCTCGGCATCATGGAACAAGGACTGGCCAACAACCCGCACGACTTCCCTACCGAATACGCATGGGGCTTCTTCAACAAGGATTTCGACACCAACACCGGTAACGACCAAACCGATGTGACCTTGCTGGGATTCGATGCCGACAGGCACTTGATCTGGGCCAGCGTGTACGGCAGCCGCTACGACCATATCGGGGGACCGAACGACAACAACTCCGACCTAGTGTACCGCTTTGAAGGCTGCGACTGGGGCCACGACCTGGTGTTGCTGGACAATGAAGCGCTCTATTGGGTAGGCACAACCGGAGGCACCGATCTGGACCGCGCATGCCCCGGCGCAACGCTATCGTGGTGCGAGGATCAATTGCCCTATGCGCACGGTGGCGACATCTACCATGGCTTCGTGGCACGCATGAACCTCACTGGCCTGAGCATTGGGGTGGATGACGAACCTGTAGCGACTGTAAGCGGCTTGGTCTGCTTCCCCACAACCAGTAACGACCGGGTGACGTTCTTGCATAATGGAGAAGTGCTCCAGGGCCACGATTTGGTGGTCTATGATGCGTTGGGAAAAGTTGTGCGCAGCGAGAAACTGGATGCCCACGGTTCGCTGAGCGTAGCGTCTCTTGCGCAAGGTTCCTACAGTGCAACTGTTTTTGATGCCAAGGCACTTTACCTTGGTTCGGTGCGTTTTGTCAAACAACAATGA
- a CDS encoding RNA methyltransferase, with translation MTDEELYAQLGAFITDNKRALFDRIAPMRTRHVTVVLEDIYQSHNASAVVRTCDLLGVQDLHIIENRNKYTLNPDVTLGSSKWVDLQRWREGTNNTMDCVKRLREQGYRIAATSPHGNSVDLKDLDISTPIAFCFGTELQGLSDQLLAAADTRVRIPMHGFTESYNISVSAAIVLFNVTERLRASNVPWQLSTADLLKLKIEWARKTRHHASLIEERLRERSNKRESGAA, from the coding sequence ATGACCGACGAAGAACTCTACGCGCAGCTCGGCGCGTTCATCACTGACAACAAGCGCGCACTGTTCGATCGCATCGCGCCCATGCGTACGCGACATGTCACGGTGGTGCTGGAGGACATCTACCAGAGCCACAATGCCAGCGCCGTGGTGCGCACCTGCGATCTGCTCGGTGTGCAGGACCTGCACATCATCGAGAACCGCAACAAGTACACCTTGAACCCTGACGTGACCCTGGGCAGCAGCAAGTGGGTGGACCTGCAACGCTGGCGCGAGGGCACCAACAACACCATGGATTGCGTGAAGCGGCTGCGCGAACAGGGCTACCGCATCGCCGCCACCTCACCGCACGGCAACAGTGTGGATCTGAAGGACCTCGACATCAGCACACCGATCGCGTTCTGTTTCGGCACCGAACTGCAAGGCCTCAGCGACCAGCTCCTGGCTGCGGCGGACACCCGCGTGCGCATCCCCATGCACGGCTTCACGGAGAGCTACAACATCAGCGTCAGTGCGGCCATCGTGCTGTTCAACGTAACGGAACGGTTGCGCGCGAGCAACGTGCCGTGGCAACTCAGCACTGCCGACCTGCTGAAGTTGAAGATCGAATGGGCGCGCAAGACGCGGCATCATGCGTCGCTCATCGAAGAGCGGTTGCGCGAACGTTCCAATAAGCGTGAGAGCGGAGCAGCGTGA
- a CDS encoding 30S ribosomal protein THX, whose product MGKGDKKTKKGKRTIGSRGKSRPSKRARVANAKKAGAKKVVKKAAKKAAPKKKAAAKKKK is encoded by the coding sequence ATGGGCAAAGGAGATAAGAAGACGAAGAAAGGAAAGCGCACCATCGGCAGCCGCGGCAAGAGCCGCCCGAGCAAGCGCGCACGCGTGGCCAACGCCAAGAAGGCCGGCGCGAAGAAGGTGGTAAAGAAGGCCGCCAAGAAAGCCGCACCGAAGAAGAAGGCGGCAGCCAAGAAGAAGAAGTGA
- the pdxH gene encoding pyridoxamine 5'-phosphate oxidase, whose amino-acid sequence MQVDLRNNYGKDALSEKEAGDDPIALFGRWLQQAKSQNVPEYNAMALATSGADHLSCRMVLLRSFDAEGFVFFSNYNSRKASDLESDTRAALTFFWPQLERQVRIEGRGERVEAAMSDAYWEQRPRESRISAWASDQSMPVASRERLMERYARWEERFTDADVPRPFHWGGTRVRPLRIEFWQGGADRMHDRIVFERRTHDGWDRSRLQP is encoded by the coding sequence ATGCAGGTGGACCTGCGGAACAACTACGGTAAGGATGCACTGAGCGAGAAGGAGGCGGGCGACGACCCCATCGCGCTTTTCGGCCGATGGCTGCAACAAGCAAAGTCGCAGAACGTGCCCGAGTACAACGCGATGGCATTGGCCACCTCGGGGGCGGATCATTTGTCGTGCAGGATGGTGCTGCTGCGGTCGTTCGATGCCGAGGGCTTCGTGTTCTTCTCCAACTACAACAGCCGCAAAGCCTCGGACCTGGAGTCCGATACGCGGGCTGCACTCACCTTCTTCTGGCCTCAGCTCGAACGGCAGGTACGGATCGAAGGCCGGGGTGAACGCGTGGAAGCCGCCATGAGCGATGCGTATTGGGAACAACGCCCGCGCGAGAGCAGGATCAGTGCCTGGGCCAGTGATCAGAGCATGCCGGTCGCTTCGAGGGAACGATTGATGGAACGCTATGCCCGCTGGGAAGAACGCTTCACGGATGCTGATGTTCCGCGTCCGTTCCATTGGGGCGGCACCCGTGTGCGGCCGTTGCGCATCGAGTTCTGGCAGGGTGGTGCCGATCGCATGCACGATCGTATCGTCTTCGAGCGCCGCACCCACGATGGTTGGGACCGGTCGCGGCTGCAGCCATAG
- a CDS encoding rhomboid family intramembrane serine protease, which yields MITYIIIGITVIVSMRAMQDRPMMEKLLFEPFQVEHRKEWYRFISHAFVHANGPHLFVNMFVLWMFGRKVEHQLSAFTGMELTVFLLLYLGAAIVAAVPGFLRHRNNPEYRAVGASGAVAAVLFASIVIDPLDELYLFAILPLPGWLMGIGYLVYEYVQDKKAHGRIAHDAHFTGALFGVLFMAAVEPRLLTTLVQRIVGA from the coding sequence ATGATCACCTACATCATCATCGGCATCACTGTAATTGTGTCCATGCGCGCTATGCAGGACCGGCCCATGATGGAAAAGCTCCTGTTCGAGCCGTTCCAAGTGGAGCACCGCAAGGAGTGGTACCGCTTCATCAGCCATGCTTTCGTGCACGCCAACGGGCCGCACCTCTTCGTGAACATGTTCGTGCTGTGGATGTTCGGCCGGAAGGTGGAGCATCAGTTGTCCGCTTTCACCGGCATGGAACTCACTGTCTTCCTGCTGTTGTACTTGGGCGCCGCCATCGTGGCCGCCGTGCCGGGTTTCCTGCGCCACCGCAACAACCCCGAGTACCGGGCGGTGGGGGCCAGCGGTGCCGTGGCCGCGGTGCTCTTCGCCAGCATCGTCATCGACCCGTTGGACGAGCTTTATCTCTTCGCCATTCTGCCGTTGCCCGGCTGGTTGATGGGCATCGGCTACCTGGTGTACGAGTACGTCCAGGACAAGAAGGCCCATGGCCGCATCGCGCACGACGCGCATTTCACCGGGGCGTTGTTCGGTGTGCTCTTCATGGCCGCCGTCGAGCCGCGCCTGCTCACCACCTTGGTGCAACGCATCGTAGGCGCATGA
- a CDS encoding DNA-3-methyladenine glycosylase, whose product MSKVLERDFFLQTDVVRIARDLIGKVLVTGRGRTLTSGIITETEAYAGATDRASHAYAGRRTARNENMYAPGGIAYVYKCYGIHDLFNVVTNHRDVPHAVLVRALQPLHGEALMRSRRGPKAKGMSFGELSGGPGKLTTALGITLQHNGMDLLSGTVRLEDHGIVVPTSDILVGPRIGVDYAGDDALLPYRFRVHPEHSFAPR is encoded by the coding sequence ATGAGCAAGGTGCTTGAGCGGGACTTCTTCCTGCAAACGGATGTGGTACGGATCGCGCGTGATCTGATCGGCAAGGTGCTCGTTACCGGAAGAGGCCGAACGCTCACCAGCGGGATCATCACCGAAACGGAAGCGTATGCTGGTGCAACCGACCGCGCCTCGCATGCCTACGCTGGGCGGCGCACCGCCCGCAACGAGAACATGTACGCACCTGGCGGCATCGCATACGTGTACAAGTGCTACGGCATCCACGACCTCTTCAACGTGGTAACGAACCATCGCGATGTACCGCACGCCGTGCTCGTTCGCGCACTGCAACCCCTGCATGGCGAAGCACTGATGCGTAGCCGAAGAGGTCCGAAAGCAAAGGGCATGTCGTTCGGCGAGTTGAGCGGTGGCCCGGGAAAGTTGACGACCGCATTGGGCATCACGCTACAACATAACGGCATGGACCTGCTCTCCGGCACCGTGCGGCTCGAAGACCATGGGATTGTCGTGCCCACATCGGACATCCTGGTCGGTCCTCGCATCGGTGTTGACTACGCTGGTGATGATGCGCTGCTGCCCTACCGTTTCCGTGTGCATCCGGAGCATTCCTTCGCTCCCCGATGA
- a CDS encoding HU family DNA-binding protein, which produces MNKAELIESVAAEAKISKADAKRALDAFVNNTHKALKKGDRVALVGFGTFSVTQRKARKGRNPQTGKEIKIAAKKVVKFKAGAELSKKLK; this is translated from the coding sequence ATGAACAAAGCAGAACTGATCGAAAGCGTGGCCGCCGAGGCGAAGATCTCGAAGGCTGATGCGAAGCGCGCCCTCGACGCCTTCGTGAACAACACCCACAAGGCCCTGAAGAAAGGTGACCGCGTGGCTCTCGTAGGCTTCGGCACTTTCTCGGTGACGCAGCGCAAGGCCCGCAAAGGCCGCAACCCGCAAACGGGCAAGGAGATCAAGATCGCTGCCAAGAAGGTGGTGAAGTTCAAGGCCGGTGCTGAACTCAGCAAGAAGCTGAAGTAA
- a CDS encoding methionyl-tRNA formyltransferase: protein MGTPEFAVRSLDALVKANVDVVGVVTAPDKPAGRGRQLQGSAVKARALELGLPLFQPVKLRDPDFHRQLAGLGADLFVVVAFRMLPEAVWNMPRLGTINLHASLLPQYRGAAPINWVVINGETTTGATTFFIRHEIDTGDVLMRETLSIGPNETAGELHDRLAAMGGQLLARTVQHVLDGTIQRQPQQADANVVLRSAPKLAPENCRIDWRHHTTRVHDHIRGLSPYPGAWTEWHQGDRKMHFKVLRTSLASSGPSSSVVPGTVQLDREGMLVACGDGWLRLIEVQLEGKRRMSAADLARGIAVDQSITLR from the coding sequence ATGGGAACGCCCGAATTCGCGGTGCGTTCGTTGGATGCGTTGGTAAAGGCCAACGTCGATGTCGTTGGCGTTGTCACCGCCCCGGACAAACCGGCGGGCCGGGGACGTCAATTGCAAGGAAGCGCGGTGAAGGCACGGGCGCTGGAACTTGGTCTTCCGCTGTTCCAGCCGGTCAAGCTGCGCGACCCTGACTTCCACCGGCAGCTGGCCGGGCTCGGTGCCGACCTGTTCGTGGTGGTGGCATTCCGCATGTTGCCGGAAGCGGTTTGGAACATGCCACGCTTGGGCACCATCAACCTGCACGCATCCTTGCTGCCGCAATACCGTGGCGCCGCGCCGATCAACTGGGTGGTCATCAATGGCGAAACGACCACGGGCGCCACCACCTTCTTCATCCGTCACGAGATCGATACCGGCGATGTGCTGATGCGCGAGACGTTGTCCATCGGCCCGAACGAGACCGCAGGTGAACTGCACGACCGTCTGGCCGCGATGGGTGGCCAACTGCTTGCACGGACCGTTCAACACGTGCTGGACGGAACGATCCAACGCCAACCACAACAGGCCGATGCCAATGTCGTGCTCAGGTCCGCACCCAAGCTTGCACCGGAGAACTGCCGAATTGATTGGCGACACCATACTACCCGTGTGCACGACCACATCCGCGGACTGAGCCCCTATCCGGGCGCGTGGACGGAATGGCACCAAGGTGACCGCAAGATGCACTTCAAGGTGCTGCGCACATCCCTCGCGTCGTCCGGACCATCATCCTCCGTTGTACCTGGAACCGTGCAATTGGATCGCGAAGGAATGCTGGTGGCTTGTGGTGATGGCTGGTTGCGATTGATCGAAGTGCAGTTGGAAGGCAAGCGCCGGATGTCCGCTGCCGATCTCGCGCGCGGCATCGCTGTCGATCAATCCATCACCTTGCGATGA
- a CDS encoding cupin domain-containing protein, whose translation MNTGTFLTALTFVMTSTAMRAQAVLSSSALECPPGEGSVRSRTLSNDSLSTSFLLCIQGGVRPHLHAHHTEHVHVLEGSGTMLLGDSIFAIAPGSFIAIPRGTPHAVKVSGDGPLRVISVQAPFFDGSDRVPVDAGTLWTQP comes from the coding sequence ATGAACACCGGAACATTCCTCACGGCACTGACGTTCGTCATGACTTCCACAGCCATGCGCGCGCAGGCCGTTCTCTCATCCAGTGCTCTGGAATGCCCGCCCGGCGAGGGTTCCGTGCGCAGCAGGACGTTGAGCAACGACAGTCTTTCCACCTCCTTCCTGCTGTGCATCCAAGGTGGTGTGAGGCCCCACTTGCACGCACACCACACGGAGCATGTGCATGTGCTGGAGGGCAGCGGAACCATGCTCTTGGGCGACAGCATCTTCGCCATCGCGCCTGGTTCGTTCATCGCCATACCACGCGGAACACCGCATGCAGTAAAGGTTTCCGGCGATGGGCCGCTGCGTGTCATCAGCGTGCAAGCCCCCTTCTTCGATGGTTCGGACCGCGTGCCGGTGGATGCGGGCACCCTTTGGACGCAACCCTGA
- a CDS encoding nuclear transport factor 2 family protein, whose protein sequence is MHYRSFAFLLLLSACTTPFTSNDRTAIASVMSAQEKAWDAADIEGFMDGYWDEVCFLGKTSQNCGRDPVTARYKRSYPDAAAMGNLTFGTIEVLPAGEDHAWCTGTWRLERTADTLSGRFSLLWQRRGEEWRILRDHSD, encoded by the coding sequence ATGCACTATCGATCGTTCGCCTTTCTGTTGCTGCTCTCTGCCTGCACCACCCCCTTCACATCCAACGACCGCACCGCCATCGCCTCCGTCATGTCCGCCCAGGAGAAGGCTTGGGATGCAGCCGATATCGAAGGCTTTATGGACGGCTATTGGGATGAGGTCTGCTTCTTGGGCAAGACCAGTCAGAACTGCGGCCGCGATCCGGTGACCGCCCGCTACAAGCGCAGCTACCCCGATGCCGCCGCAATGGGCAACCTCACCTTCGGCACCATTGAAGTGCTGCCCGCAGGCGAGGACCACGCCTGGTGCACCGGCACATGGCGCCTGGAACGCACGGCCGATACGCTCAGCGGCCGCTTCAGCCTGCTGTGGCAGCGGCGCGGGGAGGAGTGGCGCATCCTGCGCGATCATTCGGATTGA
- a CDS encoding aminotransferase class IV: MRPWAIVNGELVEGDKPAVLMDNRAFHYGDGVFESIRVINGKPCFLDAHWTRSQEGLKALHIDAPKHLDQRSLAERIELLVQRTGILSGRCRLTLFREGTGYFRPEQNKCGYTIELHPLTHENYRLNHEGLTVDIWPEMRKPVNMLSVHKTLNCQYYIMAGLWSRERNLDECLLQNDRGNIIESSSGNLFIVSNGVLYTPSLSDGCLGGVMRMQVINLALSTGMKVYECSLNPQNLLAADELFFTNAVRGIQWAGAYRTKRYAHRTALHLVDLLNKSLGAAS; the protein is encoded by the coding sequence ATGAGGCCTTGGGCGATCGTGAACGGGGAGCTGGTGGAGGGCGACAAGCCCGCCGTGCTGATGGACAACCGTGCGTTCCACTACGGCGATGGCGTGTTCGAGAGCATCCGTGTGATCAATGGCAAGCCGTGCTTCCTCGATGCGCATTGGACCCGCAGCCAGGAGGGCTTGAAGGCGCTGCACATCGATGCGCCCAAGCACTTGGACCAACGATCGCTGGCCGAACGCATTGAACTGCTGGTGCAGCGCACCGGCATCCTCAGTGGCCGCTGCCGATTGACGCTCTTCCGCGAGGGCACGGGGTATTTCCGCCCGGAACAGAACAAGTGCGGCTACACGATCGAACTGCATCCGCTCACGCATGAGAACTACCGACTGAACCATGAGGGCCTCACGGTGGACATATGGCCGGAAATGCGTAAGCCGGTGAACATGCTCAGCGTGCACAAGACGCTCAACTGCCAGTACTACATCATGGCAGGCCTGTGGAGCCGCGAGCGCAACTTGGATGAGTGCCTCTTGCAGAACGACCGCGGCAACATCATCGAGAGCAGCAGCGGCAACCTCTTCATCGTGAGCAACGGTGTGCTGTACACGCCTTCGCTGAGCGACGGCTGCTTGGGCGGTGTGATGCGCATGCAGGTCATAAACCTGGCGCTGAGCACGGGCATGAAGGTGTACGAGTGCTCGCTGAACCCGCAGAACCTGCTCGCGGCCGACGAGCTCTTCTTCACCAACGCCGTGCGCGGCATCCAATGGGCCGGGGCCTACCGCACGAAGCGGTATGCGCACCGCACTGCGCTCCACTTGGTGGACCTTCTGAACAAGTCGCTGGGCGCCGCTAGTTGA